The proteins below are encoded in one region of Patescibacteria group bacterium:
- a CDS encoding thermonuclease family protein, giving the protein MDQKHSFLVLSSCGLILVACALILARVATSGLGAQLILDQQTSAEVSETVENPTVAKVIDGDTIALTDGRRVRYIGINTPEMADMNKQPQCFAPEAKAENEKLLAGKTIRLEKDTTNRDKYGRLLRYVYATDSSGREIFVNDYLVRQGYARPLPLAPDLHFASQFNAAAEEAKFQDRGLWSACN; this is encoded by the coding sequence ATGGACCAAAAGCACAGTTTTCTTGTTCTTTCCTCATGTGGCCTTATTCTGGTCGCTTGCGCTTTAATCCTAGCCCGGGTGGCTACCTCCGGTCTGGGCGCGCAGTTAATCCTCGACCAGCAAACCTCGGCTGAAGTTAGTGAAACAGTAGAAAATCCCACCGTGGCTAAAGTTATAGACGGTGACACCATTGCTTTAACCGATGGCCGGCGGGTGCGCTACATCGGGATTAATACTCCGGAAATGGCAGACATGAATAAGCAACCCCAATGTTTTGCCCCGGAAGCTAAAGCCGAAAACGAAAAATTACTGGCGGGTAAAACTATCCGTCTGGAAAAAGACACCACCAACCGGGATAAATACGGCCGATTACTGCGCTATGTCTACGCCACTGACAGTTCCGGCCGGGAAATCTTTGTGAATGATTATCTTGTGCGGCAGGGTTATGCTAGACCTCTGCCCCTTGCCCCCGATTTGCATTTTGCCAGCCAGTTTAATGCCGCCGCTGAAGAAGCTAAATTTCAGGATCGCGGATTATGGAGCGCTTGCAACTAA